One region of Daphnia pulicaria isolate SC F1-1A chromosome 7, SC_F0-13Bv2, whole genome shotgun sequence genomic DNA includes:
- the LOC124348787 gene encoding coagulation factor X-like, producing the protein MIAISVADSFTAPGGSSQQLPVLLGRQKTASKLKVVVGQVSAIAADTNEQTLAVYTITPVPQYSSTNQSGDIALLKLTADIDFDYVNVDFVAYNELDNNLPAVVMGWGATFEGGLESVNLHYGEVALNLMTSTSSCGIYNTTEFNFATMICASNNPAATTLAPPPTATSSPVGSPCHYDEGSPLVQVKDNVPTVVGILSKTDGCSAESYGVYTRVSIFYSWLLNTAGPQPIRPTTPAPTTTTTAEGMRMRRK; encoded by the exons ATGATCGCCATTTCTGTGGCGGATTCATTTACAGCGCCAGGTGGATCATCACAACAGCTTCCTGTGTTGCTGGGTAGGCA GAAAACCGCCAGCAAATTGAAAGTGGTCGTCGGTCAGGTGAGCGCCATCGCCGCCGATACCAACGAGCAAACGTTGGCTGTTTACACCATCACACCTGTGCCACAGTACAGCAGCACGAATCAGTCTGGTGACATCGCTCTCCTTAAG CTTACAGCCGACATTGATTTCGATTACGTCAATGTCGATTTCGTCGCATACAACGAATTAGACAACAATTTACCTGCGGTAGTCATGGGATGGGGCGCAACTTTC GAAGGAGGATTAGAATCCGTTAATCTCCATTACGGAGAGGTTGCCCTTAATCTGATGACTTCGACCTCATCTTGCGGAATTTACAACACAACTGAGTTTAACTTCGCGACCATGATTTGCGCTTCGAACAATCCCGCCGCAACCACCCTAG CTCCTCCTCCTACTGCAACTTCAAGTCCTGTTGGATCTCCCTGCCACTACGACGAGGGCTCCCCGTTGGTTCAAGTCAAGGACAACGTTCCGACCGTTGTTGGCATCTTGTCCAAGACTGATGGTTGCTCGGCGGAGTCTTATGGTGTTTACACCCGCGTCTCCATCTTCTACTCGTGGCTGCTCAACACGGCCGGTCCGCAGCCAATCCGGCCAACAACGCCAGCCCCAACAACGACAACGACAGCAGAGGGTATGAGGATGAGGCGTAAATAA
- the LOC124351061 gene encoding uncharacterized protein LOC124351061: protein MGRRIAKMAALGRHFEVGNLYNYRNDIVIPDQWTNEKSLDSKLAIQVYSNFKSKFICFDSESSVSQKWEHMMGIDEHLQASVLSGVIDKFRGASNYLNDRPQQPAPATRTLVCRVKSRKDCLDLQALMNNQEDLAAHFKSESISRATHLVVGVTYGAEAYCILTHDKKENENVDREIAEEILFEMASKMRNALGDDQDLEHFKKLFDDEEMRQLDGVKCRLYADFQSQSVRECCVFDAYKFCFKLVRQAQNGVAVPVAVRLFPLKFIAGRGIQPLDYRDVDADLVVHCRRILENLERIVVTADAIRSTSKIIRRASLRYFREAVALYQQLLRASLKNGILKAREIGEGDDEEVEKVIGIAQSHPLFKPCRLERWIGYKQSESEMVEMMASVKGVVFFASRNQLEREMADSFGKNFTLVLRVPPLDEKTGKMLEAMRNYLDGCTELMPAGRDDEDTDEEEDHQLEEDGIPWHMIQRKRKQVVDKIRELASHVENNKHLEDQVQFCITSGEPGKGGCRYSIYEGDHLVQDNLIHLPSPPTDLRVQLVTSGGGKVSQKSPSFSIEWNCKDPGYPCQFLVEFRPKGSCDESWMQRKTTLPGENQTTVSFQSGSAMEIRVAAETCIGRSQFSNVIHTESVHADENDEFQSISGSTSLRSGDWSNNLMQDANPFFSSSPRRQEQQRRKSSSTPRIAQLFAEECSKQSQLIKQGSPNVYLLNAKENSTVADFRWFDVGRTGLTPPPMDHHDHKVIILMGAAGSGKSTLINGMINYILGVEWKDPFRFQCVRQDDLRVHHSQPGSVTAYTLRHQDGMAVPYSITIVETPGYGNTKGARRDKEVTRKIQRFLTQEKIRVDQIHAVCFVAASNDIRSTSMHPYILDSVLSLFGRDVKDNIRLLVTFADMAHPPVVEACASAKFPVTSAGGIAYSKFDNSVLYASNEQQDEDDFSFDELFWQMGQENYQKFFAVLEKMSGRDLASTREVIQRRLLLDQSLKDIERGLEVYLVNVENVQMFRRKIKEYGDKMEANRNFVLETKEVRRVKVDCDRGFVAYNCRHCQRTCEDPVRSINFDYFRKSKKQCSHIFCPCPAFEHEYQQFQWRQVSEKVSTILPEMKAEYESNGNDKLTTEKLLMGCLHELKMTKAKLFCLLARVGSSCLLLEATALRSNTLSLADYLSLMRSRVAEELAPGYLTRLEILKELQQSLARRASESNALELHADSPINRNRRKASCQFGEWQSVETFANSFAIDECWS, encoded by the exons ATGGGTCGTCGTATAGCCAAAATGGCAGCCCTAGGGCGTCATTTCGAAGTGGGCAACTTGTACAACTACCGCAACGACATTGTCATACCag ATCAATGGACGAACGAAAAGTCTTTGGATTCGAAATTAGCCATTCAAGTCTATTCGAATTTCAAATCCAAGTTCATTTGTTTCGACTCGGAATCATCCGTCAGCCAAAAATGGGAGCACATGATGGGCATCGACGAGCATCTCCAGGCCAGCGTCCTCTCCGGCGTCATCGACAAATTCCGCGGCGCCAGCAACTACCTGAACGACCGACCGCAACAACCAGCGCCAGCCACCCGCACTCTCGTCTGCCGTGTCAAATCCCGCAAAGATTGTTTGGACCTGCAGGCTCTTATGAACAACCAGGAGGATCTCGCAGCTCATTTCAAAAGTGAATCCATCTCCCGCGCTACTCATCTGGTGGTGGGTGTCACCTACGGGGCCGAAGCTTATTGCATCCTGACTcacgacaagaaagaaaatgagaatgTTGACCGAGAAATAGCCGAAGAAATCCTGTTCGAGATGGCGTCTAAAATGAGAAACGCTTTAGGAGATGATCAAGATTTAGAACATTTTAAGAAATTGTTTGACGATGAAGAAATGCGACAGCTGGACGGCGTCAAATGTCGACTCTACGCTGATTTTCAATCGCAATCGGTTCGCGAATGTTGTGTCTTTGACGCCTACAAATTTTGCTTCAAACTGGTCCGTCAAGCACAAAATGGCGTAGCCGTTCCGGTCGCTGTCCGCCTCTTTCCTCTCAAATTCATCGCTGGGCGAGGAATTCAGCCGCTGGATTACCGAGACGTCGACGCCGATCTGGTGGTTCACTGCCGCCGCATCCTGGAGAATCTGGAGAGAATCGTCGTAACGGCGGATGCGATTCGCTCGACTAGTAAAATAATCCGCCGGGCATCTTTGCGATATTTTCGCGAGGCCGTCGCTCTATATCAACAACTTTTGAGGGCCAGTTTGAAGAACGGGATTTTGAAGGCCCGTGAAATTGGCGAAGGTGACGACGAAGAAGTTGAAAAAGTGATTGGAATCGCCCAGAGTCATCCGCTTTTCAAGCCTTGCCGACTGGAACGGTGGATTGGCTACAAACAATCCGAGTCAGAGATGGTCGAAATGATGGCCAGCGTGAAGGGTGTGGTCTTCTTTGCCAGCCGAAATCAACTGGAGAGAGAAATGGCCGACTCCTTTGGCAAGAATTTCACCCTGGTGTTGAGAGTTCCTCCGCTGGATGAGAAGACGGGCAAGATGCTGGAAGCCATGCGGAATTATTTGGACGGTTGTACGGAATTGATGCCGGCCGGTCGTGACGATGAAGACACGGACGAAGAGGAAGATCATCAGCTGGAAGAAGACGGAATTCCGTGGCACATGATTCAACGGAAGCGGAAGCAGGTGGTGGACAAGATCCGGGAATTGGCCAGTCACgtcgaaaataacaaacatttGGAGGATCAGGTCCAGTTCTGCATCACTTCCGGAGAGCCTGGCAAAGGAGGTTGTCGCTATTCCATCTACGAAGGTGACCATCTAGTCCAGGACAATCTTATTCACTTGCCCAGTCCACCCACGGATTTACGAGTCCAACTTGTAACATCCGGCGGCGGAAAAGTTTCTCAAAAATCACCATCCTTCAGCATCGAGTGGAACTGCAAAGATCCTGGTTATCCGTGTCAATTTCTAGTCGAGTTCCGGCCAAAAGGAAGTTGTGACGAGTCGTGGATGCAGCGGAAGACCACCCTTCCGGGCGAAAATCAAACGACCGTCAGCTTCCAAAGCGGATCGGCTATGGAAATTCGAGTGGCGGCAGAGACTTGCATCGGCCGCAGTCAATTCTCCAACGTCATTCACACGGAATCTGTTCATGCGgatgaaaatgatgaattCCAGAGCATCAGCGGTTCAACTAGTCTGCGGAGTGGTGATTGGTCGAACAATTTAATGCAAGACGCCAAtccttttttctcatcaagtCCTCGACGTCAGGAGCAGCAGCGAAGAAAATCCTCGTCTACTCCGCGGATCGCTCAACTATTTGCGGAAGAGTGCAGCAAACAGAGTCAACTCATCAAACAAGGAAGCCCGAACGTTTACCTGTTGAACGCCAAGGAAAATTCGACGGTCGCCGATTTCCGATGGTTCGACGTTGGCCGGACGGGATTGACTCCGCCACCGATGGATCACCACGATCACAAAGTAATTATCCTGATGGGCGCCGCCGGAAGCGGTAAGAGCACGCTCATCAACGGGATGATCAACTACATCCTGGGCGTCGAGTGGAAAGATCCTTTCCGGTTCCAGTGCGTCCGCCAAGACGATTTGAGAGTCCATCACAGTCAGCCGGGATCCGTGACGGCCTACACTCTTCGCCACCAGGACGGAATGGCCGTTCCGTATTCCATCACGATCGTCGAAACGCCCGGCTACGGTAACACGAAAGGCGCTCGACGGGACAAGGAGGTGACCCGCAAGATCCAGCGATTCCTGACGCAGGAGAAAATCCGAGTGGATCAAATTCACGCCGTCTGCTTCGTGGCCGCTTCCAACGACATCCGGTCGACGTCGATGCATCCCTACATCCTCGACTCGGTTCTCTCGCTGTTTGGCAGAGACGTCAAGGATAACATCCGCCTGCTGGTGACATTCGCCGACATGGCCCATCCACCGGTGGTCGAGGCCTGCGCATCCGCCAAATTTCCCGTGACGTCGGCCGGCGGAATCGCCTACAGCAAATTCGACAATTCCGTTCTCTACGCTTCCAACGAGCAGCAGGACGAGGACGATTTCTCCTTCGACGAGCTCTTCTGGCAAATGGGCCAGGAGAATTACCAGAAATTCTTCGCCGTCCTGGAGAAGATGAGCGGACGGGATTTGGCGTCCACCCGGGAAGTCATCCAGAGGCGCCTCCTGCTGGACCAATCGCTGAAAGACATCGAAAGAGGATTGGAAGTCTACCTGGTCAACGTGGAGAACGTCCAAATGTTCCGCCGGAAGATCAAAGAGTACGGCGACAAGATGGAAGCCAACCGGAATTTCGTTCTGGAAACAAAAGAAGTGCGTCGGGTGAAGGTGGACTGCGACCGGGGATTCGTGGCTTACAACTGCCGCCATTGCCAGAGGACCTGTGAGGATCCTGTCCGCTCCATCAACTTCGATTACTTCCGCAAGAGCAAAAAGCAGTGCTCACACATTTTCTGCCCTTGCCCGGCCTTTGAACACGAGTACCAGCAATTCCAATGGCGACAGGTGTCGGAGAAAGTGAGCACGATCCTGCCGGAAATGAAGGCCGAATACGAGTCGAATGGCAACGACAAATTGACGACCGAGAAGCTCCTGATGGGCTGCCTGCACGAATTGAAGATGACTAAAGCgaaattgttttgtcttttggcTCGGGTGGGTTCCAGTTGTCTTTTGCTGGAGGCGACAGCCCTCCGATCCAACACTCTCAGTCTGGCCGACTACCTGAGTCTGATGAGGAGCCGAGTCGCCGAGGAGCTGGCGCCCGGCTACTTGACTCGCTTGGAGATTTTGAAGGAGCTGCAGCAAAGTCTGGCCAGAAGAGCGTCCGAGAGCAACGCTCTTGAGCTACACGCCGACAGTCCAATCAACCGCAATCGGAGGAAGGCGAGCTGCCAATTTGGGGAATGGCAATCCGTGGAGACTTTTGCCAATTCTTTCGCCATTGACGAATGCTGGTCGTAG
- the LOC124351026 gene encoding uncharacterized protein LOC124351026 — translation MYSDQFNCFEQEAQLTKQRPSRTGMSNNPSTSHNFAVILKAEMAIRSLPSSGKDFQSSFDVIQRLVQQEAPLDDFPGGRQIPSVYLLQDGEDFLVILLAHLPEELVEGEIVLVLLLVGSVENGIVEFAVGDSAGRRHGKFGGCAGLNHWRMGHVGECHQQADVILDVSAKQRENRVEDVGMHRRRPDVVECGHEVDGVNLIDSELLLEN, via the exons atgtattCCGACCAATTTAATTGTTTCGAACAGGAGGCCCAACTTACCAAGCAACGACCGTCCAGAACGGGCATGTCGAATAATCCTTCAACAAGCCACAACTTTGCCGTCATTTTAAAAGCGGAAATGGCCATTCGATCGCTTCCATCCAGCGGCAAGG ACTTCCAATCCTCTTTCGATGTCATTCAGCGATTGGTCCAGCAGGAGGCGCCTCTGGATGACTTCCCGGGTGGACGCCAAATCCCGTCCGTTTATCTTCTCCAGGACGGCGAAGATTTTCTGGTAATTCTCCTGGCCCATTTGCCAGAAGAGCTCGTCGAAGGAGAAATCGTCCTCGTCCTGCTGCTCGTTGGAAGCGTAGAGAACGGAATTGTCGAATTTGCTGTAGGCGATTCCGCCGGCCGACGTCACGGGAAATTTGGCGGATGCGCAGGCCTCAACCACTGGCGGATGGGCCATGTCGGCGAATGTCACCAGCAGGCGGATGTTATCCTTGACGTCTCTGCCAAACAGCGAGAGAACCGAGTCGAGGATGTAGGGATGCATCGACGTCGACCGGATGTCGTTGAATGCGGCCACGAAGTAGACGGCGTGAATTTGATCGACTCCGAACTGTTACTGGAAAACTGA